The following are encoded together in the Gammaproteobacteria bacterium genome:
- a CDS encoding EAL domain-containing protein produces MNRVVGEILADADFSLTQASAKSPYSIVETVRSDMHLPQGKMQWRACLVNALENGHFYLASQPALDRKGSIVQKEVFVRLKNEHNETIPAGMFMPMALALGFGLEIDRAVFKLLVHAANMEKNIPVALNLTAPFFDSHCHISQEFSNLLTKFSASPGNLCLETSHAIFNQHPLMCMQAADRLRALGHQFGIDNFNLKESLDILQSIRPSYIKVNANMLIDLTQPGMLNAYQALRTLVTTLDIQLIAVGVSSQKSHDHLLELGVDVMQGYFLAEPQDLL; encoded by the coding sequence ATGAATAGAGTGGTAGGTGAAATCCTGGCGGATGCTGATTTTTCACTCACCCAGGCATCTGCAAAAAGCCCCTACTCAATTGTCGAAACTGTGCGCTCAGATATGCATTTACCACAAGGTAAAATGCAATGGCGCGCTTGCCTGGTGAATGCACTCGAGAATGGACATTTTTACTTGGCAAGCCAGCCAGCACTAGACAGAAAAGGCAGCATAGTTCAGAAGGAAGTCTTTGTTCGATTAAAGAATGAACATAATGAAACGATTCCTGCGGGCATGTTTATGCCAATGGCTTTGGCGCTTGGTTTTGGTTTGGAAATCGATAGGGCTGTATTTAAGTTATTAGTGCATGCTGCTAATATGGAAAAAAATATTCCGGTTGCACTCAATTTAACCGCGCCATTTTTCGATAGTCATTGTCATATTTCCCAAGAATTCTCCAATTTATTGACAAAATTTTCTGCATCGCCAGGTAATCTTTGTCTGGAGACAAGCCACGCAATATTTAATCAACATCCGTTAATGTGCATGCAAGCGGCCGATCGTCTACGTGCGCTTGGTCATCAATTTGGTATTGATAATTTTAATTTAAAGGAATCATTAGATATTTTACAATCGATTCGTCCAAGTTATATCAAGGTTAATGCAAACATGCTGATTGATTTAACACAGCCAGGCATGTTGAATGCTTATCAAGCGCTTCGCACCCTTGTCACGACACTGGATATTCAGCTTATTGCTGTTGGAGTGAGCTCGCAAAAAAGTCATGATCATTTGCTTGAATTAGGTGTTGATGTGATGCAAGGGTATTTTCTTGCAGAGCCACAAGATTTATTATGA